In Bubalus bubalis isolate 160015118507 breed Murrah chromosome 20, NDDB_SH_1, whole genome shotgun sequence, the sequence AggtttcctgctgtttggaaacttctctctttttaagactcccttcccaggacggaacttTGTCCCTCcctgttttgtctctttttttgtcttttatattttttcctacctcctttcgaagacttgggttgcttttctgggtgcctgatgtcgtCTGTCAGCATagagaagttgttttgtggaatttactcaacgtttaaatgctctttggatgaatttgtgggggagaaagtgttctgcccatcctactcctccaccatcttggctccacCCCGATTCCCCTGTTTAGTCTGGAAGGGCTTGCCGACTTCCTGTCGCAACTTAGGATGAGGCTGGTCTCACGAAAAAATTCTAaacgtagcctcgtgggtggtgccacattccGAAGAACCCTGATTTCCCGGTCAGCTCTTGATAAGGACCcaatgcccggacacctcttggaatgcaaccctgtggatgaagtcgcaacacgaaggggcactatCAACCCCGAGGATCGTCCGGAAAAAACTCGTAGGTTCCAAatacagctcgacaagtggcctgtcaccccgtgaacaactcgagagggaagcggagttccatgcctcaacacaagacgaggcctgccTCTCCTGTCCCAAATCTGCAGGGACCCTGTGATTGGAGTCAGAAATCGAGAGGAAACCTGAGATTCCTGCCTCAACTCAAGacgaggccctcttccattgcaccaaacacagtggagtcccgagaggcccctcctgACTCCTCAGTTGCTGGTGCCAgccggcaaagtcgatcaggtcccgagaacgtGCATGGCGgggctgagaaaagaaactaaagcaagagaaatctacaacaaagatggggtgGAGAGGTCCAGAGATgtctccacgaagggacgcagtctgaccccaactttattcagcatcttatgtttatacagaagagcgtgagaaagacaagacagttaacattttttcttggttgacctatacatcttacaaacagtcacaagaaatcttgagagcatgggaatggcaccctgttattatttcttacaccagataacatttctctgtgcgtgagaagtttgcacagaactccaggtgcctgcagtaaataagcgcctaatctctggggtggcgggacagagagctatgtttgcaagcaaaccctcaaggactgaggcagctcccagagctgtgtcattcggacaaaggaccccgttctcatGGGCAGCTCCCCGcatctccccctttctttttatataggcACACACTTATGTTCTTTTAACCGCAGACCATTTCCATAGATAGAAGCCTTTATCATCCATAGATCATcaatcagttttttaattaagccaggtgcaagaaataaaacagttaaaattattaagaatagtcCTTCTATGGCTGTTCCCAAGTACCAAATACTATTGACAGTAGGTACATGTTGAAAAAGTTTTTTAACAAAAGACTCAGCTGTTTTTGCAACATCCAAATCAGGTAGGTCTAGGCGCATTTTCAATGTTTATTATTTCTTGATGTAGATGCAGTAAatctaaggaaatatttttattatgccaAATACCTTCTAAATGAGCTTTCAAACAGTTAAATGATAACAGTTAACAGATAAAATGAGCTTATCCCAAACAGTTATACTACCATTATATTTTGGGAGGTAACACAGATCCATCGAAAATCAGCATGACATTGTACCCATAATCTCAACTTTATACTTTGAACCTCTTTACCTAAAAATTTTACAACATCATAAAGGGCATTTAATCAATCTTTTAGCtttttgtcaatatttttttGAGTCCCCAGGGTAACGGATACATTTTGTGCCAGATTATTAACAAAAGTTGTAGTTTGTACTGAGTGTGCCAGGGTCAGGGCTGCAGTAATCAAGGAGGAAATAAGGGTTACCAAAGTTAAAAATCCCAGAATTATTAACCCTATTCCCCTATGATAATGCATTAAAGCACCCTTTACTTTTCTCCAAAGTTCAAGTCCTCTTTCATCATACCAAGACCCATTAATCTTTACAGGAACCATAACAAAAGCAGGCTGTCTTAAGACTAAAACCCTAGTTTGATTAGTAACTCCCCTAACGCAGTTAGTTAAGGTACAATTGTTACAAGTTACATCATAATTTTGTAACCCAGGTTGTATTTTTACAGATCCTACTAGTAAAGCATAAGGGTGAGGCACACATGCACGAGGGTACCTCATGGTGAGATTCCATAAATAACCGTGTTTAACTTTTGATCCCACCTGAAGGTAGGAACCCTCACATTCAAGGGCAGCAGCTAATTTCTAGATTTTTGTTTGGAACACTTTAGAGCTGCCTAAATTCCAAATACGGGATGCAGTTTCTATTGTCCTCAACTCCAGGGTTTCCGGCCGAGTCTGGAGACCAGTCCCACAATGACTCATTTGTCCCAAATATGTTATAAACCGTAGCAGTTCTATCTCGACACAGTTTCCATGGTGTAGCAATGACTCTTCCCCTTGTTCCAAAGTCACAGAAAGGGATATCTAAAGGACCAGTTCCATTACGACGTTGAGGAGTTCCAGATTCTTTCATTACTCCAGGAATATATAGGCTCCAACCATTGTCATAATTAGCATATCCTGACTCCCCAGCAAAAAGACATCctgttgaattaaaatatatagacaGACAAATAGGTAAGTGATCAAAGACTCCATGATAAGAGAAATTAAATTGATTAGGAATAATATGTTTATCTGAAAAACCACCCAAAGCCACAGTATCATTAGTGTATATGGGAATGGACCGACCCTCCCAGCCCACTggttggagaaggggaggatcGGGAAAATAAGCCCAGTAagcatttgaatattctttagaatgTGCAGTATTAATCTGATGTAAGATAATTAATAAGGTTATCAGGAAGCTTAAAGGCGATATCGGATCGCCCTGCACAGCAACATGATTCTGTGTCTCTCGCATCAATGCCTGAAGTTGTTGCCAAGATGGTAATTCATCATGTTCTTGAATCGTCAATCTCTTCATCTGGTTTAATAGCGATCGTCTCCGCCGTGCGTACCAACCTTTCCGGCAGCCAGCGCAGCACTTCGGCATCCTGTGGGAAAACACAAACATGCCCTTGTCCCCAGATTAGTACAGGatctggtccataccattttcccacaagtgggtcttttcaaaagacttTAGGTCTTATTGTTTGTGCATCAAAATTCCAAAATCGCTGTGCTGCTGAACGGCCACTTATATCCAATTgtaaaaaatttagaacaaataaAGCATAGTTTAGAGAGTTGGAGGGGGTATTGGGATACAATTCTCCCTTCTTTAGTTTTTGTAATTGATGTTTGAGAGTTTGATGTGCCCGTTCAGATTCCTTGACCTTGAGGATTATAAGGAATACCTGTTTTATGTGAGATAGACAATTGTGTacaaaatagttgaaaatttttttcagtgtatcttggaccattgtctgtttttatggttTTAGGGGTTGTAAAGGCCCTTGTGAATTTATCCCCAACCCCTGATGGGGTAAAAGACCTTGGTCTAACAATTGATTACTAATCTTTTTATCTGGACTATAAAGATATCCCCCCATATTTATCATAACATCTCTCACCCATAGATTAACCAGCAGTCCTGGCAAAACATAAGGTTGAAAATGTCTTTCATGTCTTTCTTCGTCcctctattttaaaaaagttgAACTCTGTTCTGGGTTGTGTGATTGCCCAATGTCTTGCAAAGTAGAAATTACAACCCGCTTAGGCCATTTATCAGGCCAATGTTTTGAGATATGACGGAAACATCTGCACCAGTATCTAAAATACCTTTAAAGGGCTTTTCTTGAATATACAGTAGAAGCTCAGGGCGCTGCTTATCAATGGCCTGAATCCAATAAGCGTCTGAAGACCCGAAACTTCGGGATCTTCGTTCTTGCTTAATGGCTTTTCCAATTGGAATTGTAGGAAGTAGAATCAATTGACCAGATTGTATTACTGTTACGTCCTGTGGTGAATGGGCCATAATTATTATTTCACCCATATAATCAGAGTCTATGACTCCAGGGGCTACTTATAAACCTTTCATTGTAGTACTGTTTCTCCCCAATAGGAGGCCCATTGTTTTCTTTGGAAGAGAGCCAAACATTCCAGTTGGCAAAGCCTGTATGTCCATTTCTGGAGTTAATACTGTGTAGGTGGAGGAACTGAGGTCCAATCTTGCACTCCCTGCAGTTGCTCTGAACAACTCGGTAACAGTTCTGTGTTTTGGCCCTGAAACGCCTCCAATGTGGTCAGATTTTGTATTGCCCCATAACATTGTTttggggcctggggctggccccTCACCCAGTTTCCTGAGACCGGAAGAAGTGGCTTTCCCTGTAAATCAGTTTTAGAACGGCAATCCATCACCCAGTGTTTGCCTTTCTTACACCTAGGACAAATATAAGGGGCTTGAGCAGGTCTCCGGGCTTGTTTTTGTGGGCAGTGGGTGGCCTGATGGCCCTTTTGGCCCCAAGAGAAGCAGCTAGAGCCAGGGACTCGAGGCCGACCACTAGTTTTATCCCGCTTTTGTTGTTGATACAGTACTTCTTTGACTGTCTTTCTTTGTAATGGCATGGCCAAAGTTATGTCTTGGATGTACGAAGGGCTGATATTGGCACAAATCCGTACATAATCAGATGAGCCTCCCTTTTTTCTGTAAGGTCTCAAGGCAGCTTGACAAGCTGAATTGGCATTCTCATAAGCAAGCTGTTTAGCCAACACCATCCCCACCTGCTCATCCCCTATCACTTCACCAATTGCCTCAAGCAGGCAGACAACAAAATCCTGATATGGTTCATCTGGCCCCTGGCGAATTTTAGATAAATCTTCAGTCTTTTTATCAGAATTTGGAAGCTTTTTCCATGCTCATAGAGCCACAGCACTAATCGGAGGGTAGGCTCCAGGCAAATAATTAAGTTGACTATTAGTGTCTCGAtaatctccctctcccaccatcaTTTCATAAATGGTATTCAGTCCCTGTGGCCGACTGATATCGGCTGTGATCCCACACTGCTCAGCAAATTCAGATTTCCATAGTAAATAATCTCCTCCAGATAAACAAGCCCGAGCAACCTGTTTCCAATCGTTAGGTGGCAGATTTTGATTTCCTAAAGCCTCTATAATAGCCTGAGTAAATGGCACAGTCAGGCCGTATTGTGCACAAgccatttttaactcttttagtTGCTTAAAGGGCAGCAGTTCATAATACCTCTGCTGTTGAGCATTTTCAAATACTGGATAGATTCCTGAAAACCCGGGAATATGTTCTCTTTCTTCATTAGCTTGCTTAATCGCTTGTTGAAGAGGAGATAATAATATCTCacttctaatttttatgttttcactgGGCAAAGAAGCAGGATAGATATAAGCTCTCGTGGTTCTACAAAAGGCAGAGGTGGATTGAGTCCAGCAAGAACCGAGGGAGGACATGCTGACTGGAGTGGGAGTCTCCCTGTGCCTCCTTTTTTTACTGTTATAACAatcttctgaattaaattttccagCTGTTCTTCAGAAAGTCCTGAATGTTTTAATCCCCCTTTTCCCAGGTGGATTGTATGTTAACCATCATCTCCCAAGGCATATCCTCTCTATGGTAATGAGCCGCTTGTTCATTTAACTCTTCCTGTTCATCAGAGCTTAACACATCATCACTCCCTCCAGCCTTACAAGCTGTTCCCTCAGCCACAGCATAAAGCGGCTCAGGTGGAGGGGCGGAAGGCTCTGCAACTTCAGGTCCCGTGGAATCCCTGAGAGCCGTTTGAATTTTATGCCCCTCATGTTCAGGATCCAGACAGTCTCTTATGAGAGTCCACAAAGAAAAAGTATCTACAGGAACACGATTGGGACCATGTAAGAAATAATATGTCTGCAattgttttcttatctttttccaAGTTTCCAGACTAATTGTTCCTTCCTCTGGAAACCAGGGACAAACCTCctctataaaaagtaaaaacttctctAGCTGTAACTTATTTACATGAATTTCCCTACCTTTTAACATAGTTTTCAACATATGTACCAATAACTGGTGGCTATTGCATTGTCCCATGATTTATTACTCTCGACAGTAGCACTCCCTGCCCTTTTACTTTAATTAATTAGGAATTACTTGTCACTTACCTCAATCTTGGCGGGCAGCGGTCGTCATCGCGCTCTGATTTCCGagtccctgttcgggcgccaccagccggtgccagccggcaaagtcgatcaggtcccgagaacgtGCATGGCGgggctgagaaaagaaactaaagcaagagaaatctacaacaaagatggggtgGAGAGGTCCAGAGacgtctccacgaagggacgcagtctgaccccaactttattcagcatcttatgtttatacagaagagcgtgagaaagacaagacagttaacattttttcttGGTTGACCCatacatcttacaaacagtcacaagaaatcttgagagcatgggaatggcaccctgttattatttcttacaccagataacatttctctgtgcgtgagaagtttgcacagaactccaggtgcctgcagtaaataagcacctaatctctggggtggcgggacagagagctatgtttgcaagcaaaccctcaaggactgaggcagctcccagagctgtgtccttcggacaaaggaccccgttctcacggGAAGCTCCCCGCActcagtatccctgacttctaagaggcaccctgagaagctacctgaggtcaccgtcacaagtcgagggaacccagggtttcctgccacaacccgagaaagacctcaagagtccttcttcaacgcgtcttgaggcccgattcccctaccgtgactcgagagcaatgatgTGCTCCCCCTCACCGCTCTCATGGCagatatgacttccctggtgccacCGAGAGGCTCCCTGTGCTCCCCatcgtacctcgtgagaaaccccacactggctcCCCTGCTCGAGAAAATCCACGAGACACCCCCGACATCACGAGATGAGAGCCTTGGTTTACTGCTTACCCTGGAGAGCCATCCCGaatcctctctccaaactccacaggaggcttgactccctttaggccactcagggGGCTCCAATAGATACCCATCGCGATTCGAGAGGAGTGCAGAGTTCTTTGCTTCCGctcaagacgaggcctgactccccaggtgagtctggaatgcaaccccgagatacCTGtcacccctggagaagaacattagcttctggacacaagcctagatgaggtctatttgccctgcagtgactcaaaAGCAATCTCCAGCTCTCcatcgcaactcgaatggaagattggacttccctgggccaacacaagaggcaTCCTGAATTCatcgtcgtaactcgagaatccagccgcaactcgagaaaaaccacgtgatTACCCACCATCGCAAGATGAAGCCCTTTCCTGCGACGgcatctcaagagaagtcccacattCCGTCTTGAAGTTCGAAATGGTACTTGGCAGCCTTGATGCAACCCACAAAGTTCCCGACATACCTGTCTCCCTCAAaaggaacaccgaggttcccggcaccatTTCCTCTGAGAACCTTTTCCCCTCCTGATCTCTACAGAAGGGTCGATTCcactgctttgtctggaaggggttcccgaccttcccgtcgcacctcaggatgagACCCGTCTCATGAAGAAATTCGAGATATAccctcgtgggtggtgccacattccGAAGGACCCCAATGTCCCCGTCTGCTCTTGTTAAGAACCCAATGCCAGGACACCTCTTCgaatgcaaccctgtggatgaagtcgCAACCCGAAGtggcactgacacccccgtgcatcatCCAGAAAAACCCATAGTTTCCAAATACAGCTCGACAAGTTGCCTGTCACCCCGTTAACAAATCGAGAGGCAAGCGGAATTCCGTGCCccaacacaagacgaggcctgccTCCCTGTCACAATTCTGCAGGGACTCTGCAatcggagtcagaaatggagaggaaccctgaggtttaTGCCTCAATTCGGGACGAGGCCTTCTTGCATTGCAACAAACCCAGTGGATTcctgagaggcccctcccaactccacagtatctctgacttctcagaggcaccctgagaagctccctgaggtcaccggcacaagtcaatggaacccagggtttcctgcctcAACCCGAGAAAGACTTCAAGAGTCCTTCTTAaatgcgtcttgaggcccgattcccctaccgtaactcgagagcaatgacgtgCTCCCCTTCGCCAATGGCATGGGAGACCTGACTTGCCTGatgccacacgagaggctccctgagctccccttCGTACCTGgcgagaaaccccacactggctcCGCAGCTTGAGAAAAACCTCGAGAAGCCCCCGTCAACGCCAGATGAGGGCCTTGGTTTACTGCATTGCCTGGAGAGCCGTCCCGAGtcttctctccaaactccacaggaggcttgacttcctttaggccactcagggggctccaagagatacccgtcgcgACTCAAGAGGAGAGTGGAGTCCTTTGCTTTCCTTCGAGAAGAGGCCTGACTCCCtgtgtgagtctggaatgcaaccccgagatccctgtcgcccctggggAGGAACATTAGcttctggacacaagcctagatgcaGTCTAtgtgccctgcagtgactcgagagcaagcCACAGCTCTCCtttgcaactcgaatggaagattggacatCCCTGGGCCAACACAGAAGGCATCCTGAATTCCCCgtcataactcgagaatcccaccgcaactcgagaaaaaccacgtggttcacCTGTCATCGCAAGATGAAGCCCTCTCCCGCTACAGCATCTCAAGAGACGTCCCACGTTCTATCTTGAAGTTggaaacggtacttggcacccttaaTGCGAGCCAAAAATTTCCCCGACATACCGTTCTCtctcgagaggaacaccgaggttcccagCAGCACTTCAtatgagccccttctcccctcctgatctcgacaGGTGGGTGGATTCCCCTGCTTTGCCTGGAAGGGTTTCCCGACCTTCCCATCACACCTCATGATGAGGCAGGTCTCACAAAGTATTTCGAGACATggcctcgtgggtggtgccacataccgaaagaccccgatttccagGTCTGCTCTTGATTAGAACctgatgcccggacacctcttcgaaggcaaccctgtggatgaagtcacaacacgaaggggcattGACAACCCCGTGCATCATCCGGAAAAACTCGGAGGTTCCAATACAGCTCGACAAGgggcctgtcaccccgtgaacaactcgagatgcaagcggagttccatgcctcaaccCAAGACGAGGcatgactctcctgtcccaactctgcacaGACCCTGAGTTCAGAGTCAGAAATAGAGAGCAACCCTGaagttcctgcctcaactcgagatgaagccctcttccattgcacc encodes:
- the LOC112582649 gene encoding LOW QUALITY PROTEIN: endogenous retrovirus group K member 7 Gag polyprotein-like (The sequence of the model RefSeq protein was modified relative to this genomic sequence to represent the inferred CDS: substituted 1 base at 1 genomic stop codon), which codes for MGQCNSHQLLVHMLKTMLKGREIHVNKLQLEKFLLFIEEVCPWFPEEGTISLETWKKIRKQLQTYYFLHGPNRVPVDTFSLWTLIRDCLDPEHEGHKIQTALRDSTGPEVAEPSAPPPEPLYAVAEGTACKAGGSDDVLSSDEQEELNEQAAHYHREDITTRAYIYPASLPSENIKIRSEILLSPLQQAIKQANEEREHIPGFSGIYPVFENAQQQRYYELLPFKQLKELKMACAQYGLTVPFTQAIIEALGNQNLPPNDWKQVARACLSGGDYLLWKSEFAEQCGITADISRPQGLNTIYEMMVGEGDYRDTNSQLNYLPGAYPPISAVALXAWKKLPNSDKKTEDLSKIRQGPDEPYQDFVVCLLEAIGEVIGDEQVGMVLAKQLAYENANSACQAALRPYRKKGGSSDYVRICANISPSYIQDITLAMPLQRKTVKEVLYQQQKRDKTSGRPRVPGSSCFSWGQKGHQATHCPQKQARRPAQAPYICPRCKKGKHWVMDCRSKTDLQGKPLLPVSGNWVRGQPQAPKQCYGDAEVLRWLPERLVRTAETIAIKPDEEIDDSRT